The following DNA comes from Gloeocapsa sp. DLM2.Bin57.
TCACTAGGTTGGTCTTTATAAACGTAAGTCAGGGGTTGGGAAAAAGGATAACGAGGATCATCGGGTAAAACCCCAGACATAGGAACTATTTTGATGTTGGTTATCTCATCTGCTCTCTCAGCGATACCATAACTAATCCCATCATCCCCTAATTTCTCAGCTATTTGCTCCAAGGTAGCATCTACAGGGACTACTTCTGCGGGGGATGAGGTAAACTCTTGTTCGGTGAAAACTGGGTATTTACTTAACGCTTCGCGGGTGTCGTCTTCTTCGGCGCGATCGATGAATCTGATCGGTACATCAGGTCCACCTACTTCACTCCAATTGGTGATTTCTCCACGGAAGATTTGGGCGAATTGTTCGTCTGTGAGGTCTCCATCAAAAGGGTTCTCACTCCCGATGATGATGGCTATTTTTTTGAATCTATCCAGGTTTACCTGTTGATAACCCTGGGCTTTTTCTTCTTCTGTTAATTCTCTTCCTAATGCTGCTAAATCTATGTCTCCTCTGTCTAAAGCTTCTAAAGCTGCTTGAGAATCGCTATACTCAATTTGTACTTGTGCTCCTGGATATTGACTCTCAAAGTCGTTTTTAAACTCTTCGTTCACTTGTTCCATGGCTGTATCACCATCGATGCGAACTATCAAATCCTCTGGGACATTGTCTGGAATCACAAACACAGGGGTATCTTGCGCAAATACAGGCTGTATTCCTTCGAGAGGTTTAATTATCTCACCCGTAGTTGCTACACTAAGCATTAGGGCTAAAGTTACTAAAGATGAATTACGGTTTTTGATCATTTTTTGTTTCGTTTTATTCTTGAATTTTAAACTTAAGGGTAACTTATTTTAATTGATTCTAGTTTACTTTTTGTTCTACCCCAAATCCGACTAACATGACTTGATCAAGTGGTTGTTCTGTTTGGGGACGTTGATAGTTAATAATTTGGCGAATACGTAGTTTAGGATTCACTAGAGTAATAGAATCTACCGAGACTATTTTGGTGTAATTAGTTCTCATTAATAGTTTGTTGGTTTCTAGGTTAAAACTAAAGCTAGAGACAATGGGTTTAGCTTCTTCATAAGCTCTATCTCTGAGATAATCTCCTTGGAGTAGTGTATCTTTTTTCGCTGTGATAATAAACAGAATATTGAGATTTTGACTGACTTCTTCTCCTGTTTCGGAGATGGTGTAAAATTCTAAATTAAATCCCAGTATTTGAGCAAGTGGTTGAGAATATTCGTATTGGTTATCTGTAAGTACTTGGATTTTGGCTGTTTCTGTTAGGGGTTTGATTTGGAATTCTGTACGTGATCGCTCGATTATGGGTTTAGTGAAATAGTGATAGGTTCTCTCACTCACCCAATTCCCTACACAACAAGCAAAAAAATCGTTAAATTGATCAATAACAATTGTCATAGTTTTACTGTTAAATTATATGGATATTAGTTCAGCTTTGCCCACTTTTGTGGTAACACTACGAGAAGGTTTTGAGGCTTCTTTGATCGTAGGAATTATTTTAGCTTGTTTAGCTAAAGCAGGTCAAACTCAATTAAATCGTTGGGTTTATCAGGGAATTGGCGCAGGAATCGTGGCTAGCGTCATGTTAGGGTTATTTTTATGGGAAATTCTCAACGGGATTGATTCTGTGGTGATTAAACAGTTATTACAGGGTGGATTTGGAGTGGTGGCGATCGCCTTGTTAAGTTGGATGTTAATTTGGATGACGCAACAAGCTAAATCTCTCAAATCAGAGGTTGAATCCAAGATTACCCAAGCTTTAACAGAGGAAAAAAATGCGCAACGGTTAGTTTTTTTATTAGTATTTGTCGCCGTTTTACAAGAAGGTTTTGAGACGGT
Coding sequences within:
- a CDS encoding phycobiliprotein lyase, yielding MTIVIDQFNDFFACCVGNWVSERTYHYFTKPIIERSRTEFQIKPLTETAKIQVLTDNQYEYSQPLAQILGFNLEFYTISETGEEVSQNLNILFIITAKKDTLLQGDYLRDRAYEEAKPIVSSFSFNLETNKLLMRTNYTKIVSVDSITLVNPKLRIRQIINYQRPQTEQPLDQVMLVGFGVEQKVN